Proteins co-encoded in one Cytophaga hutchinsonii ATCC 33406 genomic window:
- a CDS encoding HEAT repeat domain-containing protein, whose protein sequence is MKKLLDHIKRIEHGFKHIFEAGNTILADEKQKHLDLATSFLDDDSYQVRMLATYILGHLSTNNQKALKLLKTKVADDKDWRVQEMLAKAFDYYCMTIGYEKSLPTINKWLEDKNPNVKRAVVEGLRIWTSRPYFRDNPTVAIHLISAHKSDDSEYLRKSVGNALRDIGKKYKDDIINEISQWDLTNKKTAFTYKLAKGK, encoded by the coding sequence ATGAAAAAACTCCTTGATCACATAAAGAGAATAGAACACGGCTTTAAACATATTTTTGAAGCCGGCAACACTATTTTAGCTGACGAAAAACAAAAACATTTGGACCTTGCAACAAGTTTTTTAGATGACGATAGTTATCAAGTCAGAATGTTAGCAACATATATCTTAGGACATCTTTCAACAAATAACCAAAAAGCGCTTAAACTTCTTAAAACAAAAGTTGCAGACGATAAGGATTGGAGAGTTCAGGAAATGTTAGCCAAAGCGTTTGACTATTATTGTATGACAATTGGATATGAAAAGAGCCTGCCAACTATTAACAAGTGGTTAGAAGATAAAAATCCAAATGTAAAAAGAGCGGTTGTTGAAGGACTTCGCATATGGACAAGCCGACCTTATTTTCGGGATAATCCGACAGTTGCAATACATTTAATTAGCGCGCATAAGTCCGATGACAGTGAATATCTGCGTAAATCAGTGGGCAATGCACTTCGGGATATTGGTAAAAAGTATAAAGACGACATAATAAATGAAATCTCACAATGGGATTTGACAAATAAAAAAACAGCGTTTACTTATAAACTGGCGAAAGGGAAATAA
- a CDS encoding thymidylate synthase — MKQYHDLMQHILDQGVKKEDRTGTGTVSVFGYQMRFNLQEGFPLLTTKKLHMRSITHELLWFLQGDTNIKYLKDNNVSIWDEWADENGNLGPVYGYQWRSWPTPDGKHIDQITNVVNMIKNNPDSRRLIVSAWNVGEIEKMKLPPCHAFFQFYVADGKLSCQLYQRSADVFLGVPFNIASYALLTMMVAQVCGLQAGDFVHTLGDAHLYSNHLEQAKLQLSRDFRPLPAMKINPDVKSIFDFKFEDFTLEGYDPHPHIKAAVAV, encoded by the coding sequence ATGAAACAATATCACGACCTTATGCAGCACATCCTGGATCAGGGTGTAAAAAAAGAAGACCGCACCGGTACCGGCACCGTCAGTGTATTTGGATACCAGATGCGCTTTAATCTGCAGGAAGGTTTTCCTTTATTAACGACAAAGAAGCTGCACATGCGTTCCATTACGCATGAGTTGCTGTGGTTTTTACAGGGCGATACAAATATCAAATATCTAAAGGATAACAATGTTTCTATCTGGGATGAATGGGCGGATGAGAACGGCAACTTAGGGCCGGTTTACGGTTATCAGTGGCGTTCGTGGCCTACGCCAGACGGGAAGCATATTGATCAGATCACTAACGTGGTGAATATGATAAAAAATAATCCGGATTCAAGAAGGCTGATTGTTAGCGCATGGAACGTAGGGGAGATTGAAAAAATGAAGCTGCCGCCATGCCACGCGTTCTTTCAGTTTTATGTAGCCGACGGAAAATTGTCGTGCCAGCTCTATCAGCGCAGTGCAGATGTATTCTTAGGTGTACCGTTTAATATTGCTTCCTATGCTTTGTTAACGATGATGGTTGCACAGGTATGCGGTTTACAGGCGGGCGATTTTGTACATACATTAGGAGATGCGCATTTATATTCCAATCACCTTGAACAGGCAAAGCTGCAATTGAGCCGTGACTTCAGACCATTGCCTGCGATGAAGATTAATCCGGATGTGAAGTCAATCTTTGATTTTAAGTTTGAAGATTTCACCTTGGAAGGATACGATCCGCATCCGCATATTAAGGCTGCAGTAGCGGTGTAG
- a CDS encoding helicase HerA-like domain-containing protein, whose protein sequence is MADKKILFSEEINAKYNTNGDYIVLGSALYEGECLPDAHIKLPLKTLNRHGMIAGATGTGKTKTLQTIAESLSLKGIPTLMMDIKGDLSGIAASGTTNAKIEERQSKIGLPFEPQGFPIEIFSLSKEKGVRLRATVSEFGPVLFSKILGLNDTQSGIVSLIFKFCDDERLPLLDLADFKRLIQYITNEGKARIEKEYGKISSTSTSTILRKVIELEQQGADLFFGEYSFEVDDLLRKDASGKGYISIMKVTDIQDRPKLFSTFMLSLLSEIYSTFPEVGDQEKPKLVLFIDEAHLIFNEASDALLNQIETIIKLIRSKGVGIFFCTQNPMDIPASILGQLGLKVQHALRAFTAADRKQIKLTAANYPLSDYYDTESLLTSMGIGEAAITVLTEKGTPSPLAHTLLCAPRSRMDILNDNEIDAIIQRSALSKKYNEAVDRKSAYEILNEKYSVKEEETEEPEEKKSSSRKSSRPEKSTFEEAINSPIAKQVGRTLVHEIVRGIFGVLGVNTSQRRKRR, encoded by the coding sequence GTGGCAGACAAAAAAATACTTTTTTCAGAAGAAATAAACGCTAAATATAATACTAACGGAGATTATATAGTTCTGGGCAGTGCACTATATGAAGGCGAATGTTTACCGGATGCACATATCAAATTGCCTTTAAAAACACTGAACAGGCATGGAATGATTGCCGGTGCTACCGGTACAGGTAAAACAAAAACACTACAGACAATTGCTGAATCTCTTTCATTAAAGGGTATTCCAACCTTAATGATGGATATTAAAGGTGATTTGAGCGGTATTGCTGCAAGCGGAACAACAAATGCTAAAATAGAAGAAAGACAATCTAAAATAGGTCTCCCATTCGAACCTCAGGGATTTCCGATCGAGATTTTCAGTTTATCAAAAGAGAAAGGGGTTCGTTTACGTGCAACTGTTTCTGAATTCGGACCGGTATTATTTTCAAAAATATTAGGACTGAATGATACACAAAGCGGTATTGTTTCCCTCATCTTTAAATTCTGCGACGATGAACGTTTACCGCTTCTGGACCTGGCAGATTTCAAACGTTTGATTCAGTATATTACCAATGAAGGTAAAGCCCGGATTGAAAAAGAATATGGAAAAATATCTTCTACTTCTACTTCAACCATCTTGCGAAAAGTAATTGAGTTAGAGCAACAAGGAGCAGATTTATTTTTTGGGGAATACTCTTTTGAAGTAGATGATCTGTTACGCAAAGATGCTTCAGGAAAGGGTTATATATCGATTATGAAAGTGACCGATATTCAGGACAGGCCTAAATTGTTCTCAACATTTATGCTAAGTTTATTGTCGGAGATATACAGCACATTTCCGGAAGTTGGTGATCAGGAAAAGCCTAAATTAGTACTGTTTATTGACGAAGCACATTTAATCTTTAATGAAGCTTCCGACGCATTACTCAATCAGATAGAGACGATTATCAAGTTAATACGATCTAAAGGTGTAGGTATATTTTTCTGTACACAAAACCCAATGGATATTCCTGCATCCATCTTAGGTCAGCTTGGTTTAAAGGTTCAGCATGCATTACGTGCCTTCACCGCTGCAGATCGCAAGCAGATTAAATTAACAGCTGCCAATTATCCGTTATCAGATTATTACGACACTGAAAGTCTGCTTACTTCTATGGGTATCGGAGAAGCAGCAATTACAGTACTTACCGAAAAAGGAACGCCTTCTCCCCTTGCACACACCCTGCTTTGTGCACCAAGATCACGCATGGACATTTTGAATGATAATGAAATAGATGCGATCATTCAACGTTCTGCTTTAAGTAAAAAATACAACGAAGCGGTTGATCGTAAAAGCGCTTACGAAATACTGAATGAAAAATATTCTGTAAAAGAAGAAGAAACGGAAGAGCCGGAAGAAAAAAAATCCAGTTCCCGTAAAAGTTCCCGACCTGAAAAAAGCACGTTCGAAGAAGCGATTAACAGCCCGATTGCAAAACAGGTTGGAAGAACATTGGTACACGAAATTGTCCGCGGGATCTTTGGCGTATTAGGTGTAAATACTTCTCAACGCAGAAAGAGAAGATAG
- a CDS encoding helix-turn-helix domain-containing protein: MISTEYRPKSLLEEFVVCFYFNKSDNFEYADYANPTTNQEMFFNLGDDFELKNSIGQVTSQRSWISGLQSKSLPIKCSGRHITAGVIFKPWGLYAAFGINAKELANKTIYSKWLCDLSNELDNSEFSESQFFDLMEFNLLKSIKRSKMTKVMQKIVNEIEQENVFTLSEKLNRSKKTIIESFNKMIGLSPHKFYTLKCICETITLLQNNPTIKLTELAYNQGFYDQAHFIRVFKEHTGLTPKEFRNSIMKR, from the coding sequence ATGATTTCAACAGAATATAGACCTAAATCACTTTTGGAAGAATTTGTAGTTTGCTTTTATTTCAACAAAAGTGACAATTTTGAATATGCTGACTATGCTAACCCGACAACAAATCAAGAAATGTTCTTTAATCTTGGAGACGATTTTGAATTAAAAAACTCAATCGGACAGGTAACTAGCCAACGGAGTTGGATTAGCGGTCTTCAATCAAAATCACTACCCATAAAATGTAGTGGCAGACATATTACTGCTGGAGTAATTTTTAAGCCTTGGGGACTTTATGCAGCATTTGGCATAAATGCGAAGGAATTAGCTAATAAAACAATATATAGCAAGTGGTTATGCGATTTAAGCAATGAATTAGACAATAGTGAATTTTCGGAATCACAGTTTTTCGACTTGATGGAATTTAACCTATTAAAGTCAATCAAAAGAAGTAAAATGACCAAAGTAATGCAAAAAATTGTCAATGAAATTGAGCAAGAAAACGTATTTACTCTATCAGAAAAATTGAACCGTTCAAAAAAAACTATCATAGAATCATTCAATAAAATGATTGGATTAAGTCCTCATAAGTTCTATACTCTAAAATGTATTTGTGAAACAATCACATTACTACAAAATAACCCGACAATTAAACTTACTGAATTAGCATATAACCAAGGCTTCTATGACCAAGCCCACTTTATCAGGGTTTTTAAAGAACATACTGGATTAACACCCAAAGAATTTCGTAATAGTATTATGAAAAGGTAA
- the leuS gene encoding leucine--tRNA ligase yields the protein MADYHFGEVENKWQSKWNAEKTFKALENSSKPKYFVLDMFPYPSGSGLHVGHPLGYIASDIMARYKRIKGYNVLHPMGFDSFGLPAEQYAVQTGQHPAITTEQNIARYIEQLNKIGFSFDWDREIRTSDPAYYKWTQWIFIQLFNHWYNKASDKAEPITNLVKQFETAGNAGINAACDEDAVTFTAADWKSYSEKQQSDTLLKYRLTYLSETMVNWCPGLGTVLANEEVKDGLSERGGFPVERKKMKQWSMRITAYADRLLKGLDTIDWPEAMKEMQRYWIGKSLGAMLTFKVVDKDMELTVFTTRIDTTFGVTYVSIAPEHEWIGALTSPEQKAAVEEYVTKAKNRSERDRMSDVKTVSGCFTGSYVTNPFNNEKIPVWIADYVLAGYGTGVVMAVPSSDERDYKFASFYKLPIISVQEGAHTDITKEDFDPKAGTMINSGFLNGLTVKQAIPEAIKFIEEKKIGFAKINFKMRDSIFGRQRYWGEPIPVSYKNDIPYVLNESELPLALPAIDEYKPTETGEPPLARNKAFADKGYELSTMPGWAGSSWYFMRYMDPQNKTAVAAADKINYWGQVDLYMGGAEHATGHLLYSRFWNKFLFDMGITPNDEPFAKLINQGMIQGVSKFAYRINGTNKFVSAGLKKEYDTTPIHVDVSIVHNDVLDTEAFKKWRPDFASAEFILENNTYVCGSEVEKMSKSKFNVVNPDDIVNKYGADTLRMYEMFLGPLEQSKPWNTNGIEGVYKFLNRFWRLFHDTAGNFAVSDAQPTAEELKVLHKTLKRVEEDIERFSFNTPVSTFMICVNELGSLKCNKRTILEPLTIALSPLAPHIAEELWSLLGHTTSVSTATYPAWDEKFLVESNHEYPISINGKMRAKLNLPVDMPAAEVEQQVLANEVVQKWLEGKAPKKIIVIPNKIVNVVM from the coding sequence ATGGCTGATTATCATTTTGGAGAAGTAGAAAACAAGTGGCAAAGTAAGTGGAACGCAGAAAAAACGTTCAAAGCGCTGGAAAATTCTTCTAAACCTAAATATTTTGTTTTAGACATGTTCCCTTACCCATCCGGCAGCGGATTACATGTCGGCCACCCGCTTGGCTACATTGCTTCGGATATCATGGCGCGTTATAAGCGCATTAAAGGATATAACGTACTTCACCCGATGGGCTTTGACTCGTTTGGTTTGCCGGCAGAACAATATGCCGTTCAGACAGGTCAGCACCCGGCTATTACAACAGAACAGAATATTGCCCGATACATTGAGCAATTAAATAAAATCGGTTTCTCGTTTGACTGGGACAGAGAAATCCGTACCAGCGATCCGGCATACTACAAATGGACACAGTGGATTTTTATCCAGCTATTCAATCATTGGTATAATAAAGCATCTGATAAAGCAGAACCGATCACAAACCTGGTCAAACAGTTTGAAACTGCCGGAAATGCAGGAATCAATGCAGCTTGTGATGAAGATGCTGTTACATTTACAGCCGCAGACTGGAAAAGCTATTCTGAAAAACAACAAAGCGATACCTTATTAAAATACCGCTTAACCTATTTATCTGAAACAATGGTAAACTGGTGCCCGGGCCTGGGTACGGTACTTGCGAACGAAGAAGTAAAAGATGGTTTATCTGAACGTGGCGGTTTTCCCGTTGAGCGTAAAAAGATGAAGCAATGGAGCATGCGTATTACTGCCTATGCAGACCGTTTGCTGAAAGGACTTGATACGATTGACTGGCCGGAAGCGATGAAAGAAATGCAGCGCTACTGGATCGGCAAATCGTTGGGTGCAATGCTTACGTTTAAAGTGGTTGATAAAGACATGGAGTTAACCGTCTTTACAACACGTATCGATACAACCTTTGGTGTTACGTATGTATCCATTGCTCCGGAACATGAATGGATCGGCGCATTAACTTCCCCCGAGCAAAAAGCAGCAGTGGAAGAATATGTAACGAAAGCGAAGAACCGTTCGGAGCGCGACCGCATGAGCGATGTTAAAACAGTTTCAGGCTGTTTCACGGGTTCGTATGTAACCAATCCATTCAACAATGAAAAAATTCCGGTGTGGATCGCGGATTATGTATTAGCGGGTTATGGTACAGGAGTTGTAATGGCTGTGCCTTCTTCCGATGAACGTGATTATAAATTTGCAAGCTTCTATAAACTCCCGATTATCTCGGTGCAGGAAGGTGCGCATACGGATATTACCAAAGAAGACTTTGACCCGAAAGCCGGAACCATGATCAACTCCGGGTTCTTAAATGGTTTAACGGTGAAGCAGGCAATTCCTGAAGCAATTAAATTCATTGAAGAAAAGAAGATCGGTTTTGCGAAAATCAATTTCAAAATGCGTGATTCAATCTTTGGCCGTCAGCGTTACTGGGGCGAACCTATTCCGGTTTCCTATAAAAATGATATTCCGTATGTACTGAATGAATCCGAGCTTCCATTAGCCTTACCTGCTATTGACGAGTATAAGCCTACAGAAACAGGCGAACCGCCGCTGGCACGTAACAAAGCATTTGCCGATAAAGGCTATGAATTAAGTACCATGCCGGGCTGGGCCGGTTCCAGCTGGTACTTCATGCGTTACATGGACCCGCAGAATAAAACAGCAGTGGCTGCTGCAGATAAGATAAACTACTGGGGGCAGGTTGATCTGTATATGGGCGGTGCAGAACATGCAACCGGTCACTTATTGTATTCCCGTTTCTGGAACAAATTCCTGTTTGATATGGGTATCACGCCAAACGACGAACCGTTTGCAAAGCTTATCAACCAGGGAATGATTCAGGGTGTTTCAAAATTTGCGTATAGAATCAATGGTACAAACAAATTTGTTTCTGCCGGTTTGAAAAAAGAATACGACACCACACCTATTCACGTTGATGTAAGCATTGTACATAATGATGTATTAGATACGGAAGCATTTAAGAAGTGGCGTCCTGATTTTGCTTCTGCAGAATTTATCTTAGAGAACAATACGTATGTATGCGGTTCTGAAGTTGAAAAAATGTCGAAGTCTAAATTCAACGTGGTTAACCCGGATGATATTGTAAACAAATACGGTGCGGATACACTGCGTATGTATGAAATGTTTCTGGGTCCGCTGGAGCAATCAAAACCCTGGAATACAAATGGCATTGAAGGTGTATACAAATTCTTAAACCGTTTCTGGCGGTTGTTCCACGATACGGCAGGTAACTTTGCCGTAAGTGATGCTCAGCCAACTGCTGAAGAATTAAAAGTATTACATAAAACACTGAAACGTGTTGAGGAAGATATTGAACGTTTCTCTTTCAATACACCGGTGAGTACGTTTATGATCTGTGTAAATGAATTGGGTTCTCTTAAATGTAACAAGCGAACTATTCTTGAACCATTGACGATTGCATTATCACCGTTGGCGCCGCATATCGCAGAAGAGTTATGGTCGCTACTGGGTCATACAACATCTGTTTCAACAGCAACCTACCCTGCCTGGGATGAAAAATTCCTGGTAGAAAGCAACCACGAATATCCCATTTCGATTAACGGTAAAATGCGGGCAAAATTAAATCTGCCGGTTGATATGCCGGCTGCTGAAGTGGAGCAGCAAGTGTTAGCGAATGAAGTTGTTCAAAAATGGCTGGAGGGTAAAGCGCCTAAAAAAATCATTGTTATTCCAAATAAAATCGTGAATGTTGTCATGTAA
- a CDS encoding NAD(P)/FAD-dependent oxidoreductase has product MNIVIVGGGAAGFFSAITCAATNKSAKVTIVEKTDKLLSKVRVSGGGRCNVTNACDTLEEFVKHYPRGSELLRTAFKTFSNKDTIAWFNKRSVKLKTEPDGRIFPVSDSSQTIIDCLLSEAAKYQIKIITKFQVQSIKQTPSGFSITSAEQAALTADKIIIASGGYPQIHHYNWLKELGLTIAEPVPSLFTFNIPASPIKALMGVSQLAEVSIKQTSYSYKGPLLITHWGVSGPAVLKLSAFAARDLAIKKYNFDIQINWLGDTPNVSENDLKIVREQHAKKLVRNVIPLGLPKRLWEVFCDQAEVRPFENWAELGNKKLKLLFSFIKKYPLTASGKTTFKEEFVTCGGISLDSINNQTLEALHCPGVYVAGEALDIDGITGGFNFQAAWTTGYIAGLNCASA; this is encoded by the coding sequence ATGAATATTGTAATTGTTGGTGGTGGGGCAGCCGGTTTTTTCAGCGCAATTACATGCGCAGCTACGAATAAATCAGCCAAGGTAACGATTGTAGAAAAAACAGATAAGCTGCTTTCAAAAGTGCGTGTTTCCGGTGGTGGCAGATGCAACGTAACAAATGCGTGTGATACGCTTGAAGAGTTTGTAAAACACTATCCAAGAGGAAGTGAATTACTGCGCACAGCTTTTAAAACCTTCAGCAACAAAGATACCATTGCCTGGTTTAATAAAAGATCTGTTAAATTAAAAACCGAACCGGACGGCAGAATTTTCCCTGTTTCAGACAGTTCTCAAACCATTATTGATTGCTTGCTTTCCGAAGCTGCAAAATACCAGATTAAGATTATAACAAAGTTTCAGGTTCAATCCATAAAACAAACACCTTCAGGTTTTAGTATAACTTCTGCCGAGCAGGCAGCACTTACAGCAGATAAAATTATTATTGCCAGCGGCGGATACCCGCAGATACATCACTATAATTGGTTAAAAGAATTGGGATTAACCATTGCTGAGCCTGTGCCTTCCTTATTTACATTTAATATACCTGCCTCTCCTATTAAAGCATTAATGGGCGTTTCGCAACTGGCAGAAGTAAGTATTAAACAAACATCTTATTCTTATAAAGGCCCGTTGCTGATTACGCATTGGGGAGTAAGCGGTCCGGCAGTATTAAAGCTTTCAGCCTTTGCAGCACGCGACCTTGCAATCAAAAAATACAATTTTGATATCCAGATAAACTGGCTGGGAGATACACCCAATGTATCGGAAAATGATCTGAAGATAGTTAGAGAACAGCATGCCAAAAAACTCGTTCGCAATGTGATTCCTTTGGGATTACCAAAACGCTTATGGGAGGTTTTCTGTGATCAGGCAGAAGTACGGCCGTTTGAAAACTGGGCCGAACTGGGTAATAAAAAACTGAAGCTTTTGTTTTCCTTTATAAAAAAATATCCGTTAACCGCTTCCGGTAAAACAACCTTCAAAGAAGAGTTTGTTACATGTGGCGGCATATCACTGGATAGTATAAATAACCAAACCCTTGAGGCATTGCATTGCCCGGGAGTATACGTTGCAGGAGAAGCCTTAGATATTGATGGAATAACAGGTGGTTTTAACTTTCAGGCAGCCTGGACAACCGGCTACATTGCAGGTTTGAACTGCGCTTCCGCTTAG
- a CDS encoding dihydrofolate reductase family protein yields MRKVILYIATSLDGYIAKPNDDLGFLSIVEQEGQDYGYADFVKTVDAVIVGRKTYDKVISMGFDFPHADKDAYIITRTPRPSIGSIKFYTDDLKSLVNKLKSENGKNIFCDGGAEIVSELLKDDLIDEFIISVIPILVGNGTKLFKDGRPEQILELISTKQFEKGLTQLHYKRADK; encoded by the coding sequence ATGAGAAAAGTAATCCTTTACATCGCAACAAGTTTAGACGGCTATATTGCTAAGCCAAATGACGACCTTGGTTTTCTTTCAATTGTAGAACAAGAAGGACAAGACTATGGCTATGCGGACTTCGTAAAAACTGTAGATGCTGTTATTGTTGGGCGCAAAACTTACGACAAAGTAATTTCTATGGGCTTTGACTTTCCACACGCAGACAAAGATGCTTATATCATTACTCGGACACCAAGACCAAGTATTGGGTCAATAAAGTTTTATACAGACGATCTTAAATCACTTGTTAACAAACTCAAATCAGAAAACGGAAAAAATATATTTTGTGACGGTGGAGCAGAAATCGTAAGCGAACTTTTAAAAGATGACCTTATTGACGAATTTATTATTTCCGTTATTCCAATATTAGTTGGCAACGGGACAAAACTATTCAAAGACGGAAGACCAGAACAAATATTAGAACTTATTTCAACAAAACAGTTTGAAAAAGGGCTTACTCAACTTCATTACAAACGTGCGGACAAATAG
- a CDS encoding DUF417 family protein, producing MDNANLKQKTKENTMNKLIEFLANSQSYFINLARISILVVMVWIGGLKAYQYEADGIVPFVANSPLMSFLYNKKTPEYNDYKNPEGKTVQKNIDWHKENGTYIFAYGLGTVIIIIGLLTFIGIWHNKIGLLGGVLTFGMSLVTLTFLITTPEVYVPNLGGDFPTPQYGFPYLSGAGRLVIKDVIMMATGLICASDCARKLLAQKK from the coding sequence ATGGATAATGCTAACCTAAAGCAGAAAACTAAAGAAAATACTATGAATAAATTAATTGAATTTTTAGCGAATAGCCAATCGTATTTTATTAATTTGGCGAGAATATCGATTCTTGTAGTTATGGTTTGGATTGGCGGACTAAAAGCCTATCAGTATGAAGCAGATGGGATTGTCCCATTTGTTGCCAATAGTCCATTAATGTCTTTTCTTTATAATAAAAAAACTCCTGAATACAATGATTATAAAAATCCAGAAGGAAAAACAGTTCAAAAAAATATAGATTGGCATAAAGAAAATGGAACATATATTTTTGCATATGGATTAGGAACTGTTATAATAATTATAGGCTTATTAACTTTTATTGGAATCTGGCATAATAAAATTGGATTATTAGGCGGAGTACTAACCTTTGGTATGTCATTAGTTACATTAACTTTTTTGATTACAACACCAGAAGTATATGTTCCAAATCTTGGCGGAGATTTTCCAACACCACAATATGGATTTCCATATTTATCAGGCGCAGGCAGATTGGTAATAAAAGACGTAATAATGATGGCTACCGGACTAATTTGTGCATCAGATTGTGCACGGAAACTTTTAGCACAAAAGAAATAA
- a CDS encoding VIT1/CCC1 transporter family protein, whose product MVTIDNYLDSHYIHRSNWLRATVLGANDGIISISSLAIGVAAASSAREPIILATVAGLVAGALSMAAGEYVSVSSQTDTEKADIERERKELHEMPEDELNMLAQIYERRGLKKETARQVAIELTEKDALGTHIRDELGINEISQAKPIQAAFASGISFTVGGILPLLVILVAPVKGMEYWLYGFSIVFLVILGITSAKTGGASISKAILRITIWGTIAMGLSALAGYLFGVNV is encoded by the coding sequence ATGGTAACAATCGACAACTATTTAGACAGCCATTATATACATAGAAGCAACTGGTTAAGAGCTACTGTTCTTGGGGCTAATGACGGGATAATATCTATTTCCAGTCTTGCAATTGGAGTTGCGGCTGCAAGTTCTGCTAGAGAGCCTATTATTTTAGCAACTGTAGCGGGCCTGGTAGCAGGAGCATTATCAATGGCTGCAGGAGAATATGTTTCAGTAAGTTCACAAACGGATACTGAAAAAGCAGACATTGAAAGAGAGCGAAAGGAATTGCATGAAATGCCCGAAGACGAACTTAATATGTTGGCTCAAATCTATGAAAGAAGAGGGCTAAAAAAGGAAACAGCAAGACAAGTTGCAATAGAACTGACCGAAAAAGATGCGTTGGGAACTCATATCCGTGATGAATTGGGTATAAATGAAATCAGCCAGGCAAAACCAATTCAGGCAGCATTTGCTTCAGGTATATCATTTACAGTAGGTGGTATATTGCCTCTGTTGGTAATATTGGTTGCACCAGTGAAAGGAATGGAATACTGGCTTTATGGCTTTTCAATTGTTTTTCTTGTTATTTTGGGGATCACCTCAGCCAAAACAGGGGGAGCAAGTATTAGTAAAGCAATATTGAGAATTACAATCTGGGGAACTATCGCAATGGGACTATCCGCATTAGCAGGCTATCTTTTTGGAGTGAATGTTTAA
- a CDS encoding T9SS type A sorting domain-containing protein, which produces MKKMYLIFVFMLSALFCQAAAVAVTISGFAFSPAQTTVQVGDVITWTNMDNTLHSIVSTAVPAGAAPFTSGTFGKNETFTYTVTEAGDYTYQCGVHTSMLGAFTATITTPVVKPTLILEALYPNPASASIHIESPKSIKSIDIYSETGVLVKTLAFTSASVDVPIGELNKGAYLLRITSEDGMFDTRRIIKL; this is translated from the coding sequence ATGAAAAAAATGTACCTTATTTTCGTTTTTATGCTGTCAGCCTTATTTTGTCAGGCAGCAGCCGTTGCTGTTACGATCAGCGGATTTGCTTTTAGTCCAGCACAAACAACTGTTCAGGTTGGGGATGTTATTACCTGGACGAACATGGATAATACATTGCATTCCATTGTCTCTACAGCTGTTCCAGCCGGAGCTGCACCATTTACTTCCGGTACGTTCGGGAAAAATGAAACCTTTACCTACACCGTTACAGAAGCCGGAGATTATACATATCAGTGCGGTGTACATACCAGCATGTTAGGTGCTTTTACAGCAACCATAACAACTCCGGTGGTTAAACCTACATTGATCTTAGAAGCGTTATATCCAAATCCTGCAAGTGCGTCTATTCACATAGAGTCTCCGAAGAGCATTAAATCAATCGACATATATTCTGAGACAGGTGTGCTTGTAAAGACTCTTGCCTTTACATCTGCAAGCGTTGATGTGCCGATCGGTGAATTAAACAAAGGCGCATACCTGCTTCGCATCACCAGTGAAGACGGTATGTTTGATACCCGCAGAATCATAAAACTGTAA